One window from the genome of Micromonospora aurantiaca ATCC 27029 encodes:
- a CDS encoding peptidylprolyl isomerase: MTSTRDRQRAAARAKLEREMAERAGRARKRRQTQAIVGAAAVLVLVVAGTVWLVAALGDDDDKQGGTTADAGAVQCAYTEVPKEGRPPQIKDVGLPPTQQSGKGTQTMTIDTNLGPITAKIDRAAVPCTAGSFTHLTEKGFFDNTKCHRLVTEGIKVLQCGDPSATGKGWRDTDGTGGPSYNLAEENLPTNKRPPYPEGVIAMANSGQPGSTGSQFFIVYGDSPLDPNYTVLGTITGGMDVVKQVAAAGDDGAFAKQAGGGHPKKEITMTKVTMSPVQGG; the protein is encoded by the coding sequence GTGACGTCCACCAGAGACCGCCAGCGCGCGGCGGCGCGGGCCAAGCTCGAGCGGGAGATGGCGGAACGGGCCGGCCGGGCCCGCAAGCGCCGGCAGACCCAGGCGATCGTCGGGGCCGCGGCGGTGCTGGTGCTCGTCGTGGCCGGCACGGTCTGGCTCGTCGCCGCGCTCGGCGACGACGACGACAAGCAGGGCGGCACCACCGCCGATGCCGGGGCCGTCCAGTGCGCGTACACGGAGGTGCCCAAGGAGGGCCGTCCGCCGCAGATCAAGGACGTCGGCCTCCCGCCGACCCAGCAGTCCGGCAAGGGCACCCAGACGATGACCATCGACACCAACCTGGGCCCGATCACCGCCAAGATCGACCGTGCCGCCGTGCCCTGCACCGCCGGTAGCTTCACGCACCTGACGGAGAAGGGCTTCTTCGACAACACCAAGTGCCACCGGCTGGTCACCGAGGGCATCAAGGTGCTCCAGTGCGGCGACCCGAGCGCCACCGGCAAGGGCTGGCGGGACACCGACGGCACCGGCGGCCCGTCCTACAACCTGGCCGAGGAGAACCTGCCGACCAACAAGCGCCCGCCGTACCCGGAGGGTGTCATCGCGATGGCCAACTCCGGCCAGCCGGGCAGCACGGGCAGCCAGTTCTTCATCGTGTACGGCGACTCGCCGCTCGACCCGAACTACACGGTGCTGGGCACCATCACCGGCGGCATGGACGTGGTGAAGCAGGTCGCCGCGGCCGGTGACGACGGCGCGTTCGCCAAGCAGGCCGGCGGTGGTCACCCGAAGAAGGAGATCACCATGACCAAGGTGACGATGAGCCCGGTCCAGGGCGGCTGA
- a CDS encoding RelA/SpoT family protein, producing MSHDVVPPVEGTVHPTGDADGSVTERSGNPPARATGATGGASDATADGGAVVVPFPTEGSTESTPGSGFALSNAPTGRRVRARLARFNAPWQTSQVSEVLEPLIATHRENHPKADARLLQRAFDTAARWHSGQYRKSGDPYITHPLAVATILANLGMDTTTLVAALLHDTIEDTEYTLDQMRADFGGEVALLVDGVTKLDKVKLGDAAKAETIRKMVVAMAKDPRVLVIKLADRLHNMRTLTFLPRPKQEQKAKETLEILAPLAHRLGMNTIKWELEDLAFGTLFPKRFEEINRLIGEHQPQREALLRQVTQKVSTDLKAAKIKAETTGRPKHLYSIYQKMIVRGRDFNDIYDLVGVRILVDTVRDCYAALGVIHANWQPVPGRFKDYIAMPKFNMYQSLHTTVIGPTGKPVEMQIRTYAMHRTAEFGIAAHWKYKEHKGTPVVGPPAHIDEMTWLRQLLDWQREAADPSEFLDALRFDLSSQEVYVFTPKGDVIPLPTGSTPVDFAYAVHTEVGHKCIGARVNGKLVPLESTLSNGDVIEIFTSKSDTAGPTQDWLGFVKSPRARTKIRQYFNKERREEAIEAGKDAIVKAMRKQGMPLQRMLTSDALMAIARDLHLADVASLYAAVGDSQVSAQSVVQKLMASYGGEEGAAEDIAETAVATRPPRSRQSSADPGVVVRGVSDVWIKLARCCTPVPPDSVFGFVTRSGGVSVHRDDCANAEDLRAQPERVVEVSWKLTSASTFLVAIQVEALDRHKLLADVTRVLSEERVNILSATVTTTRDRVAVSRFSFEMADPKHLGHLLAAVRKVDGVFDAYRVTSGA from the coding sequence GTGTCCCACGATGTCGTCCCTCCGGTGGAGGGCACGGTGCACCCGACAGGCGACGCGGACGGCTCGGTGACCGAGCGCAGCGGCAACCCGCCGGCCCGGGCGACCGGCGCCACCGGCGGTGCGTCCGACGCGACGGCCGACGGCGGGGCGGTCGTGGTGCCGTTCCCGACCGAGGGTTCCACCGAGTCCACGCCCGGCAGCGGTTTCGCCCTCTCCAACGCGCCCACCGGCCGGCGGGTACGCGCCCGGCTGGCCCGGTTCAACGCGCCCTGGCAGACCTCGCAGGTCAGCGAGGTGCTGGAGCCGCTGATCGCGACGCACCGGGAGAACCACCCCAAGGCCGACGCGCGGCTGCTCCAGCGCGCCTTCGACACGGCCGCGCGGTGGCACTCGGGTCAGTACCGCAAGTCCGGCGACCCCTACATCACGCACCCGCTCGCCGTGGCGACCATCCTGGCGAACCTGGGCATGGACACCACCACGCTGGTCGCGGCGCTGCTGCACGACACCATCGAGGACACCGAGTACACGCTCGACCAGATGCGCGCCGACTTCGGCGGTGAGGTCGCGCTGCTCGTCGACGGCGTCACCAAGCTCGACAAGGTCAAGCTCGGCGACGCGGCCAAGGCGGAGACCATCCGCAAGATGGTCGTCGCGATGGCGAAGGACCCGCGGGTCCTGGTGATCAAGCTGGCCGACCGGCTGCACAACATGCGGACGCTCACCTTCCTGCCCCGCCCCAAGCAGGAACAGAAGGCCAAGGAGACGCTGGAGATCCTGGCTCCGCTGGCGCACCGCCTCGGTATGAACACGATCAAGTGGGAGCTGGAGGATCTGGCCTTCGGCACGCTGTTCCCGAAGCGGTTCGAGGAGATCAACAGGCTGATCGGGGAGCACCAGCCGCAGCGCGAGGCGCTGCTGCGTCAGGTGACGCAGAAGGTGTCCACCGATCTGAAGGCCGCCAAGATCAAGGCGGAGACCACCGGCCGGCCGAAGCACCTCTACTCGATCTACCAGAAGATGATCGTGCGGGGGCGCGACTTCAACGACATCTACGACCTGGTCGGTGTGCGGATCCTGGTCGACACGGTGCGGGACTGCTACGCGGCGCTGGGGGTCATCCACGCCAACTGGCAGCCGGTGCCGGGCCGGTTCAAGGACTACATCGCCATGCCCAAGTTCAACATGTACCAGTCGTTGCACACGACTGTCATCGGGCCCACCGGCAAGCCGGTGGAGATGCAGATCCGCACGTACGCGATGCACCGCACCGCCGAGTTCGGCATCGCCGCGCACTGGAAGTACAAGGAGCACAAGGGCACCCCGGTGGTGGGCCCGCCGGCGCACATCGACGAGATGACGTGGCTGCGGCAGCTGCTGGACTGGCAGCGTGAGGCGGCGGACCCGAGCGAGTTCCTGGACGCGCTGCGGTTCGACCTGTCCAGCCAGGAGGTGTACGTCTTCACCCCGAAGGGTGACGTCATCCCGCTGCCGACCGGGTCGACGCCTGTGGACTTCGCGTACGCGGTGCACACCGAGGTCGGGCACAAGTGCATCGGCGCGCGGGTCAACGGCAAGCTGGTGCCGCTGGAGTCGACGCTGTCCAACGGCGACGTGATCGAGATCTTCACGTCGAAGTCCGACACGGCCGGGCCGACGCAGGACTGGCTGGGCTTCGTCAAGAGCCCGCGGGCGCGTACCAAGATCCGCCAGTACTTCAACAAGGAGCGGCGCGAGGAGGCGATCGAGGCCGGCAAGGACGCGATCGTCAAGGCGATGCGCAAGCAGGGCATGCCGTTGCAGCGGATGCTCACCTCGGACGCGCTGATGGCGATCGCCCGGGACCTGCATCTGGCCGACGTGGCCTCGCTGTACGCGGCGGTCGGCGACAGCCAGGTCTCCGCGCAGTCGGTCGTGCAGAAGCTGATGGCCTCCTACGGCGGCGAGGAGGGCGCGGCGGAGGACATCGCCGAGACCGCCGTCGCCACCCGGCCGCCGCGCAGCCGGCAGAGCAGCGCCGACCCGGGTGTCGTGGTCCGCGGTGTCAGCGACGTCTGGATCAAGCTGGCCCGCTGCTGCACGCCGGTGCCGCCGGACTCGGTGTTCGGATTCGTCACCCGCTCCGGCGGGGTCAGCGTGCACCGGGACGACTGCGCCAACGCCGAGGACCTGCGCGCTCAGCCCGAGCGGGTGGTCGAGGTGAGCTGGAAGCTCACCTCCGCCTCCACGTTCCTGGTCGCCATCCAGGTCGAGGCGCTGGACCGGCACAAGCTGCTCGCCGACGTGACGAGGGTGCTGTCCGAGGAGCGGGTGAACATCCTCTCCGCGACCGTCACCACCACCCGCGACCGGGTGGCGGTCAGCCGGTTCAGCTTCGAGATGGCCGACCCGAAGCACCTCGGGCACCTGCTGGCCGCCGTCCGCAAGGTCGACGGCGTGTTCGACGCGTACCGGGTCACCTCGGGGGCCTGA
- a CDS encoding adenine phosphoribosyltransferase: protein MTETHTTGVRGDSGPEVAQLVASRLLDVPDFPKPGVVFKDLMPLFADGEAFRAVIDGIIAYHGPESFDTVAGIEARGFVLAAAVAYATGVGVVPVRKAGKLPRATHSASYALEYGEATLEVHQDAFTAGHRVLVLDDVLATGGTAEATLDLVERAGGTVAGFTVLLELGFLEGRKRLAQRPVHALLTV, encoded by the coding sequence GTGACGGAGACCCACACCACAGGGGTACGGGGAGACAGCGGCCCGGAGGTCGCCCAGCTCGTCGCCAGCCGGTTGCTGGACGTGCCGGACTTCCCCAAGCCGGGTGTCGTGTTCAAGGACCTGATGCCGCTGTTCGCCGACGGTGAGGCGTTCCGGGCGGTGATCGACGGCATCATCGCGTACCACGGGCCGGAGTCGTTCGACACCGTCGCCGGCATCGAGGCACGCGGGTTCGTGCTGGCGGCGGCGGTCGCGTACGCCACCGGCGTTGGCGTGGTGCCGGTGCGCAAGGCCGGCAAGCTGCCCCGGGCCACGCACTCGGCCTCCTACGCGCTGGAGTACGGCGAGGCGACGCTGGAGGTGCACCAGGACGCCTTCACCGCGGGCCACCGGGTGCTGGTGCTCGACGACGTGCTCGCCACCGGCGGGACCGCCGAGGCGACGCTCGACCTGGTGGAACGCGCCGGCGGCACGGTGGCCGGGTTCACCGTGCTGCTGGAGCTGGGCTTCCTCGAGGGCCGTAAGCGGCTGGCGCAGCGCCCGGTCCATGCCCTGTTGACCGTTTGA